The genome window CAAAATCTCGATAAAGAAGAATGAAAGGCACCGACAGCATAAATTCCAGTACTTTTCGCGAAAATGAAATCAATCAATGAATAGGACTTATTTAGATGTACATGAATGAAGCTGAAAGAGATTTACTAGAATAACACTTAAACGAGATTAATACTTCATCCGGTTCTTAGAAAACATGTATAGATTAGAGGCTTGTGATTTATTCAGGTTGAAAAAGCAGTACCAGCAGTCAAACAGTGACTTTTCTTAATTGAGAACTaggtttatttagttgtttacTTCATTACCTACTTGATTTTAAAACTAGTGAAAAATAGAGACATTTAGATAAAAGTTATAACAGTTCACCTTCGGATCCAGTACACGACATGAGCAGGTCACAACGTCCACCCTCATCAAGATCTGATTCAGATTTATGACTCTCCTGACTCTGCAAGTTTGTTTTTGTCTTATGTGCCTTTAGTCCTTCAATGACAGATGGCGGTTCCATACTTTCTTCTGTAGGTAATTTATGAGAGGGAAAAGGTGTCATGGTAAACGAGTCCTCCATTACATCAGAAATCTCCACATATTGTGTTGTGGTGATAATTTCATCAGCACTGAACCCAAAGGATGCTCTATACGCTTCTATTTCTTCCACATCTTGCTTGGGACTTCTATTGTGTCTGTTCTGACTTCCATTCCCACCAGTAGAGTAAACATCAGAATCCTTGGATACGCTTAACCTTCCAACAGCATGAGGAAATGGTGGATTATCCAGATAGAATTGTGCAAATGTAGCAGGACAAAAGAAATTTGAGTCTTGAGATGCCACAGAAGCTCCAGCTGTGTCATGCCCAAACATCCTGGCAGAACCCCTCCTTGAATATGTACCATTTTGGGGAGAAGCTGACGGATCCCAATGTGGGGGGAAATCATGCTCAGGAAAAGATGATGATGAACAATCGTTTGATGCCCTTGAAATTGGTGATCTGAGACTACTAGCAGGACTTCCAGGATAGAGTGAATATGTTGAATGAAGATCATTTGCAGCAATGTAATTGGCCTTCTCAGCACTTTTAATGTCTGCAGAAGATGAGAGGAAACGAGCAAATGGCACATCTGGAGAAGATGGAGTAGTTAGGTGAGCCAACTCTGGTGGGGGAGTGAGAGGAGCAGTGGACGGCTCAGTTGTGAAGGTTGAGAAAACAGGAGGAGAGACAAGTTGTGTTTCGTTGGCATATGGCCCGGTGGCATACATGGTGGATGAAGGACCTCCAGGTGAGTTGGCAGACAAGAAACAACTAGGAGACTGCGCTGTTGAAGGAAGGGCCGAATTTGTAAATGACGCTGGAGAAGATGGCGGAGCTAGAAGAGAAGGAGCCAGTGACGTCGTTTGGTTGGTCAGCCCAACTGTTTGGGGTCCATTTGGCTGATTTGCTGATGCATTGCCTTCAGGAATGCGAGTTGCAGGCACTATGCGCTTTCCTCCTTTCTGTGAGGCAAAGCAAGAAAATGCACCCCAACATCCTCCCCATCTCTTTCTCTGTAAAAATGCAAATGGGCATTATCAGTTAGATTGAAAATTGGTCTCAAATATAAAAAAGCAAACTCAGAAACCATTCTGGATGTTATGCATCCGTTCCATTTAACTATGCAAAGCAACAAACATCTAAATGCATAAGGAAATCAAAATTTGTAAGGCCTTTTTTGGGGATAATGCATTGGTATAGATTGTGATCCAAGCAACAAATTATGGGAAAACCAAGGAGTCAGAGATACTAGATAAATAACAACACTCCTCTCACTTTTTTGGGGATAATGCATTGGTATGCATTGGTATATATGGATATTGATGAATAACAACACTCAGAAATTGGAAGCACGCGGTCGCATTATATGAGAGATAATGACAACCGCAGCTAGATAAAATTGGGTATGATGTTGTAACTGGAAAGTGTTCGCTGAGCAAGAAACATGCACATCCTAACTTATATTTTACTAAAGCAGATCCGTCCACACGATGCAAATCAAGTCACGTCATCCCCAGATCTGACTGAAACccacaaaacaaaacccaaacacTGCAAAATGGCCCCAGATCTAAcactctcctctcctctcctcacTCCCCCGTACATCAAAGAGCAGAACCAGCGTCAAGACTGTCTATCTATTCTCTCTTTATCAAACAGAACATATCTACAGAGAGAAAGAGGTAATaggggagaaagagagaaggatTACCAGCTCCTGCTGAGGGAATCTGTGCTGCTCGGACCCCATTAAAGCAGTGTGTGTTGAGCTTTTTCAACTACAAGCTCATTACTCTTGCGCTACTCCAGCACTCCTTATGCCGGCAAATCAGGAGCAGCAGACGCCGCTGACTGCCACCAGGAACCACCCGCCGCCCACCACCACCGCTTCTGTTTGTTTCACTCCCACTCTCACTCTCAAGTGACCAATTTCTTGTCTCTTTAAAATTGGATAAATATAAGGAAAATATGAAGTCTCAACGTGAAGGATGAAACAATCAATCAAGGATGCGATCCCGATGCCACTCCCATTCCCATTCCCAATTGTAAATGGAAAATGGGAAATGGAAGAAAAAGGGAGAAATGCAGTGCAGATCAAAGACAGGGAAAGACAAAAGCGAAAGGGAAAGCAAAGATCCAAGTGAAGTGATAGGGAAAGAGAGACGACTGAGACTGCCTGCGAGTCTTTGACAATTCACACCTCTCATCTtctttttttcacttttcttttgattttataatatgctaacaaaataaaagaaaaccaaaCGGTGCGTTCTACTTTTTAGTTACTAGGGAAGAGGGATTAATAAGACAAGGAAGGAATTGTAAGACAAGAATGGCATGACGGAAAGAGAAAGACGCCAGCAAAGTTAGACCTGCTGCTTAATATTATTTGAACGAGCATCCTCTAcgtgaggatttgaggattctCAAATCGTATTCTTTTATTGTACATCGtacggttagaaattattttaaatatttttatttaaagttAAACATGAACCGTGATAAACCAAGTGTTGTGAATGACTCTGCATGACTCTGCAATACACTCAACGCATGCATTAAACAAATGCTGCCCATACTCAGATGCAGATGCATTAAACAAATGCTACCCACGCATGCATTAAACAAATGCTGCCCATACTCAGATGCAGAAACATTGATGCAGTGTATCCATGTGAAATATTCACTATACCTGTAAAGTTCTAATTAACTATACTTGTAAAGTTCTATATAaacagaaaatgaaaagaagctCAATAATTGAGCACAATTCTTTTATGGTATCATCCCTTTTCCAAGTCTTACGACATATTTCTCTTCCAaatacaatgtcttcttccgcTGCCCTCACTAATGTTTCTGCATTTCTTCCTCTAAAACTTGATCGCCATAATTATCCCTTGTGGAGTGCCCAGTTTGTTCCCCTTCTTCGCAGTCGCAGTTTGATGCCATATGTTGATGGCACTTCTCAGTGCCCTTCTGCTCATCAACTGAATGATGATGGTCAACTCACTGACACCATCAATCCTCTCTTCGAACCTTGGATCCAAACTGACCAGATAGTTCTATCATGGCTGACtagttctctctctcctcttgtTATGCATGTTGTCGTCAAATGTGTTAGTGTTGCCGAGGCCTGGAAGGCTTTACATGACCGATATGCACCTTCCTCCCACAATCGTGTTATTCAACTCTACGGGGAACTTCTCAATCTCCGGCGTGGTGATCTCAGTATTGCCGATTATTTGGACAAACTCAACACCTTGGCTGATCAGTTAGCCTTATCTGGTTCTCCCATTGCTGACTCGGACTTAATTGCCACGATCATGAATAATGTTGGACCACTGTATGAGAACACAATCGCCTCCATTCAAGCCCGAGAAAATCCTATTTCGTATGCTGCTTTGGAAGCACTGCTGCTCAATGCTGAAGCTCGTCACCTTACCTTCAATTTGTCTGGAGACACTCCTGTCTTGACTGCCATGTTTGCTAATCGTGGACGTCGGCAGACTGCTCATGCAGGCTTTGCCCGTGGTGGAGGCCGTGGTGCTGTCCATCCTCGTAGTGGCAATCAGGCTCGCCCACATGTTGCTGCTGCTCCTAATCCAGGACGTCCCCATGGCGGTATCCTTGGTGCAGGTCCCTCTTCGTCTGATCGTCCACCACTTCGCTGTCAGATTTGTCGTCGTAATGGTCACTCTGCCATTGACTGTTACAACCGTATGAATAGTTCTTATGAAGGTCGTGTTCCAAGTGCTCGTCTCACAGCCCTTGCTGCACAGTCAACCCGTGTACCCCAGTCTGCATCTCATGCTCCCACAACATGGCTTCTGGACTCTGGAGCGAACACACATATTACTAATGATCCTGGACAACTTACAAATGCACAGGAGTACACAGGCATAGATCAAGTCGGTGGTGTTAATGGTGGTCAAGGTTTGCACATTTCCCACATAGGCACCTCTTTTATTTACTCTCCTACTAGCTCCTATACTCTTAAAAATACTTTATATTGCCCTGATGCCTCTCAAAATATATTATCTATCAATCAATTCTCTTCTGACAATGACTGTTTCTTTGTCTTTCATCCTAATTTCTTCCGTGTTCAGGATATCCGCTCGGGAAGGATCCTTTTATCAGGCCGGAGTAACACTGGTGTTTATCCTTATTCTAGTTTTAATTCCATTAAAAGACATGGACTGTTTTCATGCATGGGAGTCAAGGTTGATGATCGTATTTGGCACTCTAGACTCGGTCATCCTTCGTTATTTATTTTAAAGCATTTAGCTTCCTCTAGCAAAGTGCCTCTTACTAGGCACCATTTTAATTCTGTCTGTCATTCATGCCCTCTGGGCAAAAGCAAGAAATTGCCATTTTCCCCATCAAATTCTATTTCTCATTTTCCTTTACAACTTATTCATTCTGATGTATGGACGTCCCCTACTTTGTCAATTTCTGGTTTTCGCTATTATGTGATTttcattgatgattattcaCGATATACATGGCTTTATCCATTAAAACTAAAATCTGATGTGTTCTCAACATTTATTAAATTTCAAACTGAAATGGAGaataaatttcaaacaaaaatccAAACTTTTCAAACGGATGGTGGAGGAGAATATATTAACAAAACTTTCAAATCTTATTTGGAAAAACATGGCATTCATCATCAATATACATGCCCTCACCATCCTGAACAAAACGGTATGGCAGAACGAAAACATCGTCATTTGGTTGAAACTGGTCTCACTCTTCTTGCTCATGCATCCATGCCACAAACCTATTGGGCTGAAGCTCTACATACTGCTAATTTTTTGATTAATCGACTGCCAACTAAAGTTTTGAAATTAACTTCTCCATACACAAAATTGTTTAATCGAGAACCatcttatgattttttttaaggtttttGGGTGTGCTTGCTTTCCATACCTACGTCCATACATGTCAAACAAATTGCATTTTCGTTCCAAGAAATGTGTTTTCTTAGGTTATTCTCAAAATCAATTAGGGTATAGATGTCCTGACCCATGCACAGGTCGTGTCTTCATGTCTAAACGTgttatttttgatgaaaattgtTTTCCATTTCATGACAATCTCAGTGTTACTCCCGTCTCATCCTCTCTGCATGATAGCAATCCTGTTCCTCTTGGGACATCTGAACTCACTTTTCCATCCCCACAAAATTCGCCATCTCATCCTACTCTATCCCATACTTCCCTCACCCATTCCAACACTTTTTCAGACAATCACTTTCCCTCACCCGTCTCTATCACCCACCCTTTGACTCCTACTTCTTCTCCCATCCAATCATCTTTACACTCATCCCGCCATACCATACTACTCCCTCCCATTTCGACAACCCCAATCACTATAGCCCCCCCCAACCATCCATCCTATGGTTACACGTGCAAAAGTTGGCATTTCTAAACCTAACCCTAAGTATGCCCATACTTCCACCATCACTGCTATGTCTGAACCTACCTGCTACAGTCAAGCCAATAAATTTCAAGAATGGAGGACATCTATGGCTGATGAATTCAATGCCCTACAACGGGCGGGCACATGGTCTTTGGTACCTTATAATCCTACCATGAATGTATTACCAAATAAATGGGTTTTTCGTATTAAACGAAAGTCTGATGGGTCGATTGACATGTTTAAGGCTCGTCTTGTGGCCAATGGTTTTCATCAACAACCAGGTCTTAATTATGGAGAAACTTTCAGTCCAGTGGTGACACACTCAACCATCCGCCTTATTATTGCTATGGCTGTTCATTTTTCATGGCCTATACACCAACTGGATGTTCAAAATGCATTTTTACATGGTTCAATATCTGATGAAGTTTACATGAAACAACCTATAGGTTTTGTTGATCCTCAATATCCCACACATGTCTGTAAATTGCGGCGCTCTCTGTATGGTCTTAAACAGGCCCCTAGGGCATGGTTCCAATGTTTTTCTAATCATCTGGAACACCTGGGTTTCGTGGCCTCCCAAGCAGATTCATCTCTCTTTGTGTATTGTCATGGTTTAATTCGTATTTACTTATTaatctatgtagatgacatcCTTATCACAGGCAACAACATTCAGTGTATAAACACCTTGATCAATGACATGGGCTCGGTTTTTTCaatgaaagatcttggtcctctccattattttttgggtttggaGGTTCATCGCTCTAGTAATGGCATTCATCTCTCACAGTCTAAATATATTTCTGATTTGCTTCAACGTACAAACATGGTGGACTGTAAACCTGTCTCCACTCCTGCAGTCAGTGGCAAACGTCTCAGCTTATATGACGGCGAACCATTACAAGATATTACTAAGTTCCGGAGTGTAATGGGTGCACTCCAATATCTCACTTTCACCCGTCCTGATATTGCCTTCTCTGTCAACCAGGTTTGCCAGTTCATGCATCAACCAACCACAACACACTGGATTGCTGTTAAAAGAATACTTCGCTATTTGAAGTCCACACCGGATCATGGCCTTGTGTATAAACCTGGACCTCTCACCCTCACTGCCTTTGCCGACTCTGATTATGCAGGAGATCCGGATGATCGCAAATCCACTGGCGGGTACTGTATATTTCTTGGTCCAAACCTTGTGTCCTGGAGTTCTAAGAAACAAAAAGGAGTGTCTCGCTCTAGCACAGAATCAGAATACAGACAACTTGCCATAACTGCAGCTACTATTTCTTGGTTTCGTAAGCTCTTCAAAGACCTGCATCTTCATCTATCTCCTCCAAAGGTGTGGTGTGATAATATTTCTGCAATCTCCCTTGCCTCAAACCCTGTCTTTCATGCCTGCACTCGCCATGTCAAAGTCGATTATCATTACATTCGGGAAAAGGTCACACGCCAGGAATTACAAGTTGGTTATGTTGCTACGCaagatcaacttgctgatttCCTGACCAAAGGACTGTCCACTTATCGTTTCAATTATCTTCTTTCCAAGCTTCCCGTTCGCCGGCAACCGCTCAGCTTGCGGGGGTGTGATAAACCAAGTGTTGTGAATGACTCTGCATGACTCTGCAATACATACAACGCATGCATTAAACAAATGCTGCCCATGTGAATGACTCTGCAATACACTCAACGCATGCATTAAACAAATGCTGCCCACGCATGCATTAAACAAATGCTGCCCATACTCAGATGCAGAAACATTGATGCAGTGTATCCATGTGAAATATTCACTATACCTGTAAAGTTCTAATTAACTATACTTGTAAAGTTCTATATAaacagaaaatgaaaagaagctCAATAATTGAGCACAATTCTTTTAAATcgtacctgacgaaaactgattgtacaatgtacgataaacggacacgatttgaggatcctcacaaaaatgATCTGGAGAGGATTCTCATTCTTTAgctaggattcctaattgatatTAATCCCACGTAATCTCATGTAATCCTGTTAATCTCATGTAATTTGGTGTAATTAGCATGTCTTCCTTTCTTCGTTAGGGCAGTAAACCTATAAATACCTCGCACTAAGAACAATAAATACATATTTCAAGCATTATGTTGTCTTGggcaaatttcaaagattattataataaaaacaaattacaaaCACCAACAATACAGCGAAATGTTTCTTAACGACATTGCAATTTTTGCAATCGTCAATCGCTAAAATTGTCGATATTATTCTTTACTTTCTATCTCCttatatatttacattaatttGAACACACTCATTGTAGTTTACTTGGTTGTGATTCCTACTGTCATTGGAATTTcttctatttttcatatttcTTGTAATTGTTctttacaattttaatttacACTATTGACAGACGAAGAGTGAGACCTTGATGTACTGTGACATTAAAGAGAAAAACTCTAGCAATCAGAGCAAATATTTGCTATTTATTATTGTTCTTGACCTCTtgttatactttttttttcagtttctttaattaataatatctgtaaaaataaaattaataaaaaaagacaAGAACAATGAAAGTGGTTGTTGagttgtggctgatttcttaAGGTCATGTGAAATAATAGGCCTTGGTTTAATCGGTGATTAGTCATCTGTCGTTGTTGATCCCGCCGTTGTCCGTTTTGTGTTTGGTTTATTAATGTTGCAGCTGATGCCGGGCGAATGCGATTATCAATATTCACTAACGCTCACAGTTTCGTTTAGTTTTGAACAGGCAGACTCAGTTCTTAGTTATTACCGTTAGGAATAGTACTACTGTAGTAGTATGAGTGTACGAGGCTCACTATGAGCTGTGTGTGGCGGCAGAGATATTGATAAGACGAGGAAGACAACTTATCCCACAACAATTAACATGATCCACCAAGACCATCcaaggagaagaagagattGAGTTCATGGTTGTTAACTGGTTGAGTAACTATATATAAGGATCTGAGGGAGGGagattttgtttgtttatttaattttatctgAATTCTTTCTGATTAAGTCACTTCAAAAAGGATGAGCGGTTGATTATTACTGCATTTATAATTGAAATGCAGACATCAACTTAAGTAGCTGTCTATAGTTAGCTACTATCGGCCTGATAGTATAGTACGTAATAGTATAGCAGCAGAGCAGCAATATTGCAATTTTCAAATTCTGAATTTCGATATGAAATGGAGGTAAGTGGTAGTTTAGTTGCGGGATCTCACAACCTGAATGAACTTGTGGTCATCTGCCGTGATCGTGATCGTGAACGTCAGGATGGGGAATCATCTGCTCTAAATGTAAATAATGCTCTTtgccctccctccctccctccctccctcttccTCCTCCCACTTGCTACCTCCTACTTCACTTTCATATTTATACATGCATGTTTTCATTGCTAATTTATGACTTAATCATTTCTTTCATTCACTGATGAACTAATTTATTGTCAAATTAATGTGACCTATGAACGAATGACTCGTTGTATTTGTACTATTTGGTCGGCAATCAACTGGCATGTGTTGGTTCTGCTATTGTGCAGGCCAAAGTGTTGAAGGGACAGATTTGCCAGATTTGTGGAGACGATGTAGGCCTAACTGCAGACGGAGAGCTGTTCGTCGCCTGTAACGAGTGTGCCTTTCCCATATGCCCAACTTGCTATGAATACGAGCGCAGTGAGGGTACCCAACTCTGTCCTAAGTGCAAGACCCGCTTCAAAAGGCTTAAGGGTGGATACCTATTACCTAAACGCTAAACCAATTCTATTACTACTTGTAGTACTATACCATTGATGAATAATTAAATCATTTATACAACTTTATCAGTTTATTTAATTAGTCTCACCGATGTTCTTTTTGGCCGGCAGGGTGTGCCAGGGTCCAgggtgatgaagaagaagaaggcatcGATGATCTCGAGTACGAATTCAGTTTTGATGCAAGGAGCAGACAAGATATGCAACATGCGCTTTCTGCAGACGGCCACATGAGCTATGGTTGCACTTCTGACTCTGGTTACTCTCATCCCATGTCCCAACTTTCACTCCTTACTAACGGTCAAATGGTACTCACAAATTCAATTGAATTCGCTCAGTTGTGTAAAATTGCTTTCTTAATTCATTGATCCATACTTCCCGGCTGTACCactcttttttctttccttattTCTTTAGTTGTTTGCTTGTTTCTTTTAATGGTTGTGAGTTTTTCGCACAGGCTGATGATGATATCCCTCCTGAACAACATGCTTTGATCCCTTCTTTCATGGGAACTACTGCTGGAGGAAAAAGGAAACACCCCATTCCTTCCTCAGACCCTGTCCTTCTAGGTAAACATCTTACTCCTCACGAAATTCACATGCCCCAAATTCAATCACCTTACTCTCACACTTACCCATCTTGGGTACTCGCCCTCTATTTGTTAGCTTGAATGGTTTCGCATCTACCTTTTTGGCAGTACAACCCAGAGCCATGGATCCTTTCAAAGACATGGCTGCTTATGGCTACGGTAGTGTTGCTTGGAAGGAGAGGATGGAGAGTTGGAAGCAAAAACAAGAGAAATTACAGATGATGAAACATGAAAATGGTGCCAAAGATTGGGACTATGATGATGACAATGGCCCTGATGTACCACTGTAAGTGCTCCTATGCATGTAGCATTGCTCATGTCTTTTGAGGTTGTGACTTGCTGcatttaatcattttaattagGGCATTTTCTCTACTATAAAGTTAGTTTTAATATTTCCTATTTCCTATACCATAGTGTTTGAAATATCCAAGGATTGCTGATCAATGAAAATTCTTTGTGCCACTCATGGATCAGAATGGATGAGGCAAGACAGCCCTTGTCAAGAAAGTTGCCTATTCCATCGAGACAAATCAACCCTTATCGAATGATCATCATTATTCGACTTGTTGCCCTTGGATTCTTCTTTCATTATCGGGTCATGCATCCTGTAAATGATGCATATGCATTGTGGCTCATCTCAGTAATTTGTGAGATTTGGTTTGCTGTTTCATGGATTCTTGATCAGCTCCCAAAGTGGTTTCCCATTGATAGAGAAACTTATCTGGATAGATTATCCCTGAGGTAAGCCATTTGATTATCACATGTTAATGTAACTTTCCTTTTGGTCCGACTGTGAACGTTATCACAATTCATGCTAATTCTCCTTTTTCCAGGTACGAGAAGGAAGGCCAACCTTCACAACTTTGTCCAGTTGATATTTATGTCAGTACAGTTGATCCGCTGAAGGAGCCTCCTTTGGTGACTGCAAACACTGTACTTTCTATTCTAGCGGTGGACTACCCTGTTGACAAGGTCTCTTGTTATGTTTCAGATGATGGTGCCGCTATGTTGACATTTAAGGCACTGTCAGAAACATCAGAATTTGCTACGAAGTGGGTCCCTTTCTGCAAGAAGTTTAGCATAGAACCACGGGCACCTGAATGGTATTTTGCAGAAAAGATGGATTATCTAAAAGATAAGGTGCTTCCATCATTTGTGAAAGAACGAAGAGCAATGAAGGTAATGAGGGTTACTGACAGTGGATACTTCCTCATCACTCATTGCAGAGAACTTAGTATATATTCTTGTCACTATCTTTGCAGAGAGAGTATGAAGAGTTCAAAGTTCGAATAAATGCATTGGTTGTTAAAGCTCAGAAGGTTCCAGAAGAAGGATGGACGATGCAGGATGGAACTCCATGGCCTGGAAATAATGTTCGTGATCATCCTGGGATGATTCAGGTTTGTCACACGGGAATTTGATTTCTTTATTGTGCATGTAAAGTTGTAATGCACTTTGGCATATAACAGTTATATGCACCTTTTTAGGTTTTTCTTGGCCAAAGTGGAAGATATGACACAGATGGGAAAGAATTACCACGCCTGGTATATGTTTCTAGAGAAAAAAGACATGGATTTAATCACCACAAAAAAGCTGGAGCAATGAATGCCTTGGTAAGTTAAATTGAAAGGGAGAAAAAGAGGCTTCTTGAGCTCCATATCAATAGCAGTTGATAGAACtatgtgctctctctctctctctctctctctctctctccctccctccctccctctctctccctcccctttTACTCTGGAGTTTCATTTTCTTGTCATCTTCTATGTCAAAACAGGTAAGAGTCTCTGCTGTTCTAACAAATGCGCCTTACTTGTTGAACTTGGATTGTGATCACTACATCAATAATAGTAAGGCTCTTAGAGAATCAATGTGTTTCATGATGGATCCGTTGCTAGGAAAGAGAGT of Malus sylvestris chromosome 6, drMalSylv7.2, whole genome shotgun sequence contains these proteins:
- the LOC126627234 gene encoding uncharacterized protein LOC126627234, translated to MFANRGRRQTAHAGFARGGGRGAVHPRSGNQARPHVAAAPNPGRPHGGILGAGPSSSDRPPLRCQICRRNGHSAIDCYNRMNSSYEGRVPSARLTALAAQSTRVPQSASHAPTTWLLDSGANTHITNDPGQLTNAQEYTGIDQVGGVNGGQGYPLGKDPFIRPE
- the LOC126627036 gene encoding uncharacterized protein At1g76660-like, producing MGSEQHRFPQQELRKRWGGCWGAFSCFASQKGGKRIVPATRIPEGNASANQPNGPQTVGLTNQTTSLAPSLLAPPSSPASFTNSALPSTAQSPSCFLSANSPGGPSSTMYATGPYANETQLVSPPVFSTFTTEPSTAPLTPPPELAHLTTPSSPDVPFARFLSSSADIKSAEKANYIAANDLHSTYSLYPGSPASSLRSPISRASNDCSSSSFPEHDFPPHWDPSASPQNGTYSRRGSARMFGHDTAGASVASQDSNFFCPATFAQFYLDNPPFPHAVGRLSVSKDSDVYSTGGNGSQNRHNRSPKQDVEEIEAYRASFGFSADEIITTTQYVEISDVMEDSFTMTPFPSHKLPTEESMEPPSVIEGLKAHKTKTNLQSQESHKSESDLDEGGRCDLLMSCTGSEDHKSWRQSGDVSRSSTPGIRIVANEEDIFSKMGSSKLSRKYQMGQSSSDAEIDYRRGRSLRERKGEFAWND
- the LOC126625854 gene encoding probable cellulose synthase A catalytic subunit 5 [UDP-forming] codes for the protein MEVSGSLVAGSHNLNELVVICRDRDRERQDGESSALNAKVLKGQICQICGDDVGLTADGELFVACNECAFPICPTCYEYERSEGTQLCPKCKTRFKRLKGCARVQGDEEEEGIDDLEYEFSFDARSRQDMQHALSADGHMSYGCTSDSGYSHPMSQLSLLTNGQMADDDIPPEQHALIPSFMGTTAGGKRKHPIPSSDPVLLVQPRAMDPFKDMAAYGYGSVAWKERMESWKQKQEKLQMMKHENGAKDWDYDDDNGPDVPLMDEARQPLSRKLPIPSRQINPYRMIIIIRLVALGFFFHYRVMHPVNDAYALWLISVICEIWFAVSWILDQLPKWFPIDRETYLDRLSLRYEKEGQPSQLCPVDIYVSTVDPLKEPPLVTANTVLSILAVDYPVDKVSCYVSDDGAAMLTFKALSETSEFATKWVPFCKKFSIEPRAPEWYFAEKMDYLKDKVLPSFVKERRAMKREYEEFKVRINALVVKAQKVPEEGWTMQDGTPWPGNNVRDHPGMIQVFLGQSGRYDTDGKELPRLVYVSREKRHGFNHHKKAGAMNALVRVSAVLTNAPYLLNLDCDHYINNSKALRESMCFMMDPLLGKRVCYVQFPQRFDGIDRHDRYANRNTVFFDINMKGLDGIQGPIYVGTGCVFTRQALYGYDAPKTKKPPTRTCNCLPNWCCCGNCFSGKRKQKANKPKQEKKRNSRKEDTIVLINVSDQEGVEESNKRVEVENLTLISGDEMEKKFGQSPVFVASTLLEDGGTLKSSRPASLLKEAIHVISCGYEDKTEWGKEVGWIYGSVTEDILTGFKMHCHGWRSVYCIPARPAFKGSAPINLSDRLHQVLRWALGSIEIFLSRYCPLWYGYGGGLKWLERLSYINATVYPWTSIPLLAYCTLPAVCLLTGKFITPELNNVASLWFLSLFISIFTTSVLEMRWSGVGIDEWWRNEQFWVIGGVSAHLFAVFQGILKVLAGVDTNFTVTSKAGDDADFSELYAFKWTTLLIPPTTLLIINLIGVVAGVSNAINNGYESWGPLLGKLLFAFWVIIHLYPFLKGLLGRQNRTPTIIIVWSIMLASIFSLLWVRVDPFLAKSDDPTLEECGLDCN